The DNA window aaaatttacatatttaaattttttaaacaatacattatatatattactatatatacacactaaaatctaaacttttataaatttacatattcataatttttaacaatatattatatatacatataatataatatatacactgtttaaaaattatatatgtatatatatacatataaaatatataatataatatattgtttAAGAATTATGCATTTGCATATAACACATATATCTTACatacacaaaattatatatttacgcatacacaaaaaaattactaaaaatttgcataaaaactactaaacacaaaattatatatttacacaTTCATTTGCATAAAAATTTACCCATACAcagatatataaatttaatataccAATTACTAAACATTCAaagattgaaaaaataataataaaaaaaaacgaaCCTGTAAATTTTTCTGCCAAGCTTTTACTCCTCCGGCGTTTTCACTTTCCGTTACTGTTTCGAGCAAAATATCTCCCCCAAAACTTCAAGCATggagaaaaaattaataactatcaaagaaaaataaaaataaaatgaaaaaaatgaaaaaatcatagtGAAAAACACATTACCTGTCAAAAAAAATGATGGTGCAATGGCGCTTCACGGTGGCAAATGGGCAGACTACGGCGGAGGAGGACGACTCGGACTATCGGAGTATGGCAGAGGAGGGTCGGGCTtagggaggaggaggaggagaagTGTCGGAGTGAGGTGGTGTGAAGTGGAGTGGGAAATGGAAAATATTTTCTGAGTTATGGGAGGGAATTATATAGAAATTTATTACCGGCGGgacccgccggtattaataggGGTTCTGCCGGTATTAATAAACGGTCAGAATCCCCTCACTCATACTGGCGGAACCCACCGGCAATAATCCGCCGGTATtagtcttttcaaaatttgggcGGTCAAAATCCCGCCCAAACTATTAGAGGCGGAttttccgccggtaataataaaGTTCGGCCgaaaatactaaattaataaatatttaattaatttttaattattcaaaagTAATACCGGCGGAATGCTTTTTCCGCCGGTAATAACTCTATTAATACCGGCAGTTTGGATCCGCCGGTACGGAgtaaaaatgtggtagtgtggCGACCGCAGCGGAGTCCCTTTTGGCTGTTACTGTGCCAAAGTGTCAAGTTAAGGGTTGCCACGTTTCGCTGGTGAATGCTAAGGATTACCACCGGAGGCACAAGGTGTGTGAGATACACTCTAAGGCTCTGAAGGTGATGGTTTCAGGGTTAGAGCAACGCTTTTGTCAGCATTGCAGCAGGTACGTTAATTAGTATTATTGGGTCTATCTCTTAGTTTCTCTAGCTAATACGTTATttggatttaattaattaatgaggaaGAACTACTGTCTACTGTTAATACGAGCTTTATGTGAACAGGTTTCATGTAGTGTCTGAATTTGAAGAGTCTAAGAGGAGTTGTAAGAGGAGATTAGCAGGCCACAATGAACGAAGAAGAAAGAGCTCTCATGATTCTATTGCTAGACACTCGTCCCATCATGGTACGCTTTATTATTACttcaatttttattcttttttttttttaaagaacttcaatttttatttttactatatatattttgtttgtttAGAGTAACTCCATTAATATCTTTATGTGTTCTTTATTTATTCAATTGTGATTACCAATTGTCTATTAGAtgcttattttaaaaaaaaataatataataccaATTGTACATATATGCATACGGACCTCAAAGAAAAGGGAATTCAAACTATCATGGCCAAGTCAGAGTCAGACATATGCATGCCAAACATTTTCTGTTGTCTTCTGTTTTGTAAATGATACTAATTTTGATGTCACTTCTTCTCCAAGAGtttttagttttaaatatttaataggtTTCCTCAGATTAATATTGCAAATTGTACTCCATAGTTTCATGAATTTATTCTGCAACTTTgtttatagattttatttatatgaTCCTATGTGTACATGAGCAAATTAAATTACCTAAGAAAAAGTCATTTctttatacaataaaataagcaCTCGGCTGATCGTTTGTATATAGTACTTACACTACTACCTACTAATTAGGGTAAGTATATACAGAGGCTGGAAACAAATAAGGATACTAGGTAGTATAGTAATTACAGTACATTACATATATCGATTGGATTCCTTCATGATTTTAAAAACTGTAGCAACTTCatacaatttactttttttttgtgattttaaaGGGAAAAGTAGTCAAATTATAGTTTGTTCTGCATTTGGCAGTTTTGATGATTTTATAATTGGCCATTATTTAGGACAACTGCTTACAATTCTCACACACCAATCCTTGTTATAAATTAAAAGCCTGAAAACTATAAGAATATTTATAATGACATTGTATAGATTGGATTTCCTTCATGATTTAAGAAACTGTAGAAACTTGATACAATTTACTTTTTTGGTGGTTTAAAGGCAGAAGTACTGATACTATAGCTTGTTCCGGCATTTGCCAGTTTTGATGAATTTATAATCGCCAGcctaaaaatataagaataattatagttgtatgtcaatatatatatgattaatttatttattataatgctCTTTGAAATATGAACAATTTGAAAGTTTTGTAGCTATTACCCTATAAAATGCATGtgaatattcatattttatatattgagtGGGTCGTTTCTATTTAACCAcgctaattttaatataatatatagaattAAGATAATAAAAGTTGAAGTCATTGTGAACAGAGAACAATATAGTAGTGGGTGGGGGATTTCCATACATATGGCAACTTCCACGATCGGACGTGCTCTCTCTCTTCTGTCATCTAAGACCGCCGATTATTCGGGTGCCCCCATCTGAATCCGACCTCTCCTCAAGATCAAGCGCAGCCCTTCGTGAGCTCATTGCTGAAAACCGCGCAACCATAATGGCTCCTCAGCTAGTTGTGGACGGGGACGCATGGCCCTCACATCACGCCCACCATCATCCGCCCAGGGATCAACTCTTTGGTTCCGAGGCCCCACGAGCTTTCGGTTCAATGGAGTCCCACCATCACCACAACATATTTCCAGAGCCTCACCATAATGGTGGCTGGGAAAGGATAGGCGAAAATGGTATGCATGTCACGCTTCACCTGATGCAGGCACCGAGCCAGGGTTTTGGAGCGTTCATGGCTTCCACGGGAAAAACTAAGACTGAGGAAGATGATTGTTCTGATCACCATTTGTGGAACTTCTTACAGGGACACAATCTTGTCTAGAATTCCCGTCGAAGAGCTGAGTTATTATTTGAGAAGAAATTGTCTTaaaatattaatcaattttattttcctttattCAACACTTGTCTATCTTGTTGTGCTACGAAGGAGTGGCCCTAAGATGACAATTCTTCGTTGTTTCATAATTGCATGCTTTAAAAAAGAAGGGGAATTAttcaaagcaaaaaaaaaaaaaaaagggaaagtaCTAATTCCAATACGTTCCAATAGCTTCAATATATATCTAATGACTATCTACCAGGAAATTACACTTGGCATGATTGAACTTTGTCTATTTTTGTATGGCGttttattgttttatgtttgctatattgttataaatatttttctaaatcacctatttaatattttaaagcttctttctttttgtttgaaACATTTAGTAGAAATGTATTGTATTCAAGAAATTGgtttttcatcaagaaattgggtttttcatcaaaaaaCTAATTTTGGATTGTatataagtaaaatttatacatgaatttttaagatttttttgatattttttcttaTCTATGATGGTTTCATCAAAAACCGATTTTTTATCaagaaatttgtttttttttaacaagaaaTTAGTTTCTTCACCAGAAAATTATATGAGCTTTTacgtttttttttatagtatttctTTTTTATGGATGATGatatattaagtttttttaaaatgttataTTTGGTGTAATTAAGTTTGCATGCCATATACACTAGAACTTCTAtctaagaatactctattcaagaataacttctaatttttttataaaaaaatcaagtccaaatttgggccaattataaataaaaataacctctaaactataattaattatacatttttaaaGTCACGTATTAACACATTTTCATATACATTTTTCATTAACAAAGAATGCACCAAAATTATGATGAAATCTTGTTTTAAATAAACTAACTTTTCGTTGTTGCGTGTAGCTTTATTAAGATCAATCTTGATGTTGTTGATCCCCAAGATTTTTCCTCTACGTACAAAGTATCTATTCGATCAATAACTACACAATGAAAAGCAAGTATAAACACATCTAATAAAGGAAAAACTTGTGAAAAGCTTTTGGCCCTTGCATGGGGAGTCTCTTGTGAAAAGCTTTTGGCCCTTGCGTGGGTCTAGTCTCTTAGTGGACTGGTTATTGATCTTATTTCCTCTTCTCGGTTAGAACATTTGGAGGTATTTCTTTTCTGACTGCATCTTGGCGCTCCTGTTTTTATTGGTGTTGTGTCTCTGCGTTGTTCCAACAATGGTTGTAGTTGAGGAGTTTGCTGAGGTTACGCTGGGAGTGGATTCGGTTAATCCTAGAGCAACGAAACTTTTGGAAAGGGACCGTGAACTTAAAATTGAGATGATGGAGCTGTTTGAAGATCTTTCTCTGGAGGATATTGTGGTCAACAAAGCTTGTGTGGGTAAAGTGATGGGTTGTAAAACCATGCCAGCTTCGGTTGTTAGGAAGATACTACTGGGCATTTGGAATCTGGAACAGAATTGGAGGATGAAGAAGTTTGAAGAGGGAGTGCTGAGTTTCTTCTCTGAATCGGAGGAGGACTGCACTAGGGTCATGAATCGCAGACTGTGGTTAGTTAACGATGTCCTTCTGAACCTCAAGTTGTGGCCTGTTGAGGGGGAGGTTCATATGTCGGAATTCGATATCGCCCGTTTTTGGGTTGAGTTTCACGGGTTACCCACGAGATGTCTCTCGGAAACCAACATTCCCATTC is part of the Cannabis sativa cultivar Pink pepper isolate KNU-18-1 chromosome 5, ASM2916894v1, whole genome shotgun sequence genome and encodes:
- the LOC133038340 gene encoding squamosa promoter-binding-like protein 7 yields the protein MALHGGKWADYGGGGRLGLSEYGRGGSGLGRRRRRSVGVSVATAAESLLAVTVPKCQVKGCHVSLVNAKDYHRRHKVCEIHSKALKVMVSGLEQRFCQHCSRFHVVSEFEESKRSCKRRLAGHNERRRKSSHDSIARHSSHHENNIVVGGGFPYIWQLPRSDVLSLFCHLRPPIIRVPPSESDLSSRSSAALRELIAENRATIMAPQLVVDGDAWPSHHAHHHPPRDQLFGSEAPRAFGSMESHHHHNIFPEPHHNGGWERIGENGMHVTLHLMQAPSQGFGAFMASTGKTKTEEDDCSDHHLWNFLQGHNLV